Sequence from the Bubalus kerabau isolate K-KA32 ecotype Philippines breed swamp buffalo chromosome 17, PCC_UOA_SB_1v2, whole genome shotgun sequence genome:
gtgggtaAGGGTGAGCACGCTGCCTTCGGGGATGGGAAACGAAGCGACGCCCCAGATGGAGGGCAGAACTCAGCCTCAACCCTTCTCAGGAATCCAGGCCCAGCTGGATGGGAACGTGATGTAGTTTTACTTTCTGTACACTATTTGAATTTTTCACAAGGATATTACTCTTGTAAACAGGTGAAAATCATACATAAATGAGCTCCTCGGCTGTCTATTCAGCCACTGAGCACATCCCTGCCCTTATCTATCCCACCCTTCGGTTCTCAAAAATGGCAACTTAGACTTCAGACTAGGAGAACCCACTGCAGCCCTACCCTTGGGGAGAGGGTACAGGTCCCAGACCAAACAGAGGGATCCAGGGGCCTACCGTTGTCTGGGTTCCCAAGGGCCACTCGCCAGCCACTCTATTCCATAACTGGGAAAATCACAACTATCCAGACCGGGTATGAGAAGCACAGGCCCCTGGGGAGGCCCCACCCCCGCACTGGTGACCCAGTCCTCTCTGTCGACCAGCAACTACTCTCCTGTGATTGGCCCCTGCCCACATCCAGAGCCCATGTCACTTAGGGCTCCAGGCTCCATCTGAATCATAACCCGAAAGAAACAAATTACAAAGCACACAAGATTTCAAAAGCTGCTTTATGGAGAAACAGCACCCCAAGGTTGTCGAGTCCAGGTCACAGGTCAGACCTTCCTAGGGTCCTGACCCTGCCCCACGCAGCAAGCCCGAGCAGATGCCTGAGAGTGATCACAGCGTCCATCTCAACTGTTGTCTTCATCACTCGGGAGGTGGGGTTTCAAGATCAAACAGGATGAATGTTTTTCTTCTCCAAGCGGGCTTCATGATCTCAAACCACAACCAAAATTAgaattaggttaaaaaaaaaaaaaaagcaaagggttCTCATCCCTTTGCGTGTTCCGGCAGGTCTCCCTGCAAGCGCAgaaaggacccagaagaaagctACTTTGCTGCTGGACCCTCAGGTGTCACTGCTGGTGACCCTGGGCCCCGGAAGGCTGGCCTGCCGGCCGCTGAGCTATAAATGACACAGCACTCCATGTGGTTCCCATTCACAGTATCAGGCAAACTGACGGCATGTGGCTTTCTTCTCTGTCTAAATAGTTCTGAGAACGTACAAAGTACACTGCAGATCTTCTCCCCAAAGTGAAGACAGAGAAGTTATCCTATTAACACTGGGATGGACTCTGTGAATTGAGGCATCTTACCCTCAAGGTAGGTGAGGGTTACCTGAGAACACTCACATAAGGATTCTTAAAGTTAAAGCATGAAAGTATCCAGGAGAACACAGCTACTGAGTCACAGGTGCTCCTGGTCCACACTTGAGATACCACAGTCGCAAGGAACTCGGGGAATTCCCCAAATGACAACGGGCTGAGCAGGTTTCTGACCCACTCTGGCTTGGCTCACAAGCACTAAAAAGACCTCTCAGTGGCAGTGGGAGAAAGCCCAGGCAACCTGAAAAGTGAAGGCAGTCCTGAAGTGTCAGACAAGAGGGCAGCTGGCTGAGGGAGGGATCTGGCTGTCTGGGAACAACTCCAAGTTGTCAGTGAGAAAGGCAGGACAGCTTCACCCCTGAGCTTGTTCTGCAGGCAGTGGGAATGTAGCTAGTTAGACGACCGTACGCTTTCCCACCCTACTCATCGGCCAGGGACACAGGTACCCTGCACGGAGCGGGGACACCAGGCCTGGTGTCAGGGCCGGAGGGGAcaaggggaggagccaggcagCGGCGGCCTGGAGCACCAGCCACAGTGAGCTGGACTGTCCCAGAGGGGCCAGGGCAAGGCTAGGAAGGGAGGTTCCAGTCTGAACTGACAGAGGAAGAAGATTGAAACCCTCCCACCACAATGCCCCTAAACCCGTTCCCACCCAGTATTAGATGCTGGAGCTCTGAGCCCCGGGAGGCACGGGGGGAGGGTGAGGAACAGATCTGGGTATAGTGCCAGGCCTACATCACGAAGCCAAAAAAATAAGGGCGTTTGACACAGCCTCACACCAAACACCTCCAGCCCCAACATGAAGAATCCCCATGACCTGTGTCTGAAATCTCCAATCACGTTTCTAATCAACTCCCAGAGCGTGGAGCCCTCCAGGTATGCAGAGAGGTATCCCTCCACCCCATACCCAACCTCACGGCAGCAAAAGTGGCAGTGAAGGTGATGCCCACCGTGGGGAACATCCAAAGACCGCCCGAGGTCCACCTGCCACCCCCAGATCAAGCCCCACAGGAGCATGGCCAGCCCCTAACCTGGGTCATGAGAGATCCCCATTGGAACCGGCTTTATCAAAAGCCTCGGACAAcaccctctgcctttttgaatCCTTGCCTACAGTGAGTTAACTGGTTGGAAGTTCCCCTCCTGGGCCGGTTGACCATCCACCATGGGGGGGAGCGGCCGGTACTGCGTCTGTGCACAGAACTGCCACTGTCTGCGCACCTCACCTACAGAACTGGAAACTGGGGCTTCCAGAACTGGAAACTAAGTACAGTTGGGAGACTAGGAGCCCTCTGGGCAGATGACAAGCCCACGCCCTTCACTCCTACTGCCCTGCCCAGCGACACCCAGGCCGCTGCCACCCACAGGCCCCACCTGACACCCGAGACGGAGGCCAACGTGAATGCGGCCAGCAGCCCAAGGTTATTTCAGTCACTGTTAGTGGCAACCATGCGTAGGCCAGACACTAGAGGCAGGATAGCATTTAGTTTGGGATTGGTTTTTAATCAGAAATGCTCATCTTTACAATGCTGGGGGCCTCAGACGGAGACAGTCCCTTAGCTCTGGGTAAAACACgcattttcttgattttatttaaacAGTGGTGAAACCTAGAGAGGAACAGCCTAGCGCCCAGCTGTCCTCCGTTTTCACTGTCCTCAAGGCTTTGTGGCTGCACCATCAGGGACAGCCACGCTTGGCACAAGAGAAGAACAGCCGCGCTGTGAGATGGGGGAGGGCAACAGGCTTTGAGGCTCAGTCCTGCGAGAGATACAGGAACTGAAACCACGTCCCTACCCGACTGTGGGTCCTGCTGGAAGGATCTGGGAGGTGTGAGGTGGTGTCACTGATGAGACTCGGCTGACAGTGCCCGGCGATGGCCCAGGGCGGACCCCACAGAGTCCTGGTCCTGGGAGGGTTAGTTTGCATTTCAGGGCCATGCCCAGAGCTTGTTGCTTCTGGGCAGCAAAGGAAGGAAGGCCCAAGTAGCCAAATGGACTGAAGCGGGGACTGAAGTTATTTGAGAAAAGGGCCAGTCAGGAAGAATTCTACCAGGAAACACAGGACACGTTTCTTGGGGCACCTCAGGTTGGGCTCTACGTGAAGGCACCACAGAGCTGCCCCCTCCCTGGGGCGCCCAGAGTGAGGGCTCAGCGCAGTCCACCCAATGAGGACAAGAAGCTGGGTTGCAACAGAGTCCATCCACCCCGGGGAGCCACCGGCCCTGGCAGGCAGGTGTGGTGATGCTCTGCGGGCTGGAGGGAGGGCTGAACATAACTCCGGCAGGTCTGTGCCCAGGCACACAGGGCTCCGTTCTTCAGGGGATGGCAAGATCAGGCCTCGTGGGGGTTCCCAAATGCAGGGGTCAACAAGACAATGGGGACAGCGCCAGCAGAAGGGTTAGCGCCCGGGTTCTCCACGCTGGAGGGGCCTGGTCCCCTGACACTTCCAGAAAGCTGCCCTCTCCCCTGCAGAGGGGCGTCAAACACCCAGCACGACCCCTCCCGATGTTCCGCCCCTTTCAAGAGTGGCATCTCGCAAACCACGCAGGGGAGCAGACGTGGGTCATCTCCGAGGGGCCCTGTCCTGGTTCTGAGACCGGCAGCTGCAACTCACGGTCTCACACCAGTGAGTGTGGGGTGGAGGAGCAGGGAGGGCGCTCACTGACTGCCTGTCGGAACAGCTACAGCACAGGTCTCGGTTCTAAACCTGAGAGAGGCCAGGCAGGCACCTTGTGCTGCGGGGAGCAGGGCCGGGTGGTGCTGGACCAGGGCCACCGAGCTGCCGGACGGCCTGCAGTGGGCATCTCCTCATGACCCGTATCACCGGCCCCATTCACTGATCTTGGAAACTGAGATCGGAGTGACGTGCACTTGTCCCAAATCCAAGCGGATAGGTGGAGAAGTGGGTCTCGAGCCCCACCCCGTCTCCCCGGAGCTCCTATTCTGCACACAGCACCCCCACCCGCCCAGGCTGCGTGGAAGCCACCGTGGCCCTCCGGCTTGCTCCCCGCAGAGGGGATGGTGGAGCCAACATGCCTCCCCCAGGACTCCTTCCATGAGCTGGAGGCAGCAGACCCCCATGCATGCGGAGTGACCCTCCCTGGGGGAGGACTGTGTTCTCCCTAGAAAACGGCCAGTCTCTCCAGTTCAGTCGCTACACACCCCGCGGCCCATCCTCCAGGTCCGTTTGTTCTGGTTCTGTTGTTTTTTTCAAGACATGCTCAGCCCTCCTTTTGCTACTGGCAGATATGCAGGTGTGCGGTGCGCTCCGTGGAAAGCATCTGGGCGGCCGCGCCGAGGCTCCTGCGAGCAGGGGGGTGTCAGGTGTTGGCCGAGTCCCCCAGAGCGCATGCTGCTACCCTCCCAGCCCTGAGCCGCCCTCTGTGGGGAGGCGGACCGTCAGGAGGTGAGGGACTGGATGTTCTTGAGCATCTCCTCGAAGGCCTGTGGGGACGGGGCGTCTGCATTCCGGAAAGCGGCCTGGACCCTGCTGTACAGGCTGAAGGACTTCAGCTCCAGCCAGATGAACCCGAAGCGGTCCTCGTCAAATAAGACAAAGACCCCAGGGGTGCGCTCAGGGCTGGTGAAGCCGTGGCCGGCGATGAGGCCGGTGCCGTagaaactgaacaaaaataaagagtGTGGGGAGAGAGGGTGAGCAGGGCCCTTGAAGACACGCGGTGGCCCCAGCCCATCACTTTGTGGTCCGGGACATTCTGGAACACCCCTCCCCCAGAGATCCCACATGGGCTACGTCCACCATCCTCCAGCAGTGGGCAATACGCGGGGTCCGGCTAGTGGGCTCCGCACCTTCCGGGAGGCTGGCGTTCACTTACAGGGCGTGAGCAGGCCTGCTGCTTCGCCCCAGATGGCTGGGCTCACCCCGCCAACCGCGACTCTCTACCAACTCACCCAACGAAAGGATGAGGGTCTCAGGCAGCTCCCCCTCGTATTGCTGCCCCAAAGTGCACATCTTCATGGCACAGACCCAGGCAACAGAAACCTCAGTTCCCAGGATAGTCATGTGCACGTGTGAACAACTCAAATGTAGTCAATGACTTATCTGCACGTAAAAGCAAAACTTGCAAATACCCGTTACAGCCACGTTTGGAGACTCGGGCTCTAATGCACTTATGTCTTTCTTGCAAAGAACTCAGTGTTTCTGACAGATGACAAGGAGTTGGGACTGGCCTGACCCTCCCGGTGTGTGGAATAATGCCTAGGACCCCACCTCTGCCTACCACACTGAGGCTTTGCTAGGCGGGAGGGGACTGCAGCCCTGTGCCTGAGGGCCCGCGGCTCGGATGGCTCCTGGGCACCAAGCTTGGACACATAAAAATGTGTGCTGCACAGGCTCTGCAGCTGGGCCAGGGAACGCACGCACCCCTCCCAGCCGGGCCCCTAACATCCAGCTTGGGGTGGAGACCTTCTGGTGACATAGCGGGGGCTGGACCAGAGCTTCCAGGCCAGCTCTGCCCGAAGGCTCTAAGCTGGCCTTGAGATGCTGCAAGTTGTCAAGTTTCCCAGGGATGAGACATCTGTCTCCTTTATGACTTTCAAAAATTCACAGCAGGTGAAGTTACACTGGAACGCTATTGTGTACACCTCCCTCTGGAAAACCCATATTCAGCCTCTTTTATCACAACAGTATTAACATGAAGAGGATGTAATAGATTTTGTCTGTCAAGTCCGCACCAATGCCTAAATCCCTTTTGGGGAGCTCGGCGTGGGGCCCAGGGAGTAGCACTGGCCACCCAGGACCTGGAACACTTGGGCAGAGCTTCCCACGGTGCAATGCTCCCCACTCCGTGTGGAGTtggccccaccccaggctgcctctgtgTTGGTCTGGCAAGGGACCCCGGAAGCCCACGCCCCGATCCTTACCACATCCTGCAGGTCCGGGGATAGTCCTCATTCCTCGAGCTCACGCCCACTGGCAACACGAACGGCTGCCCCGACTGGGCAGGTGGCTCAGCCACGGCCACGGCCCCTCCATCCCCAGGTGCCTGGGCCGGCTCGGCAGGCGGCTCCTCGCGGGGCTGGGGGCTCTGCTGGCCGAGGCCCTCAGCGTCCTCGGGCCCACCTTCCTGCTCCTGCTCCTGCTCCTTGCGCACCTGCTCGCGCACCTCCAGGACAACGCGGGAGAGCTCGTTGAAGTCGTGCAGGCTCTCAGCATCAGGCAGCTGGATGCGGTGCCTGAGGTCAATCTCTACCGTCTGCTGCCCAGCAGGGATGTTGGGGTCGCCCTGTGGAGCCAGTGTGCAGCCGTCAGCAGGCTCAGAGACCGCGCTGAGCTTCCAGCCCCAGTCCTGCCTCCGGCCGAGGGCGCTTGCTGAGCCTTTCCACTGGTTTGGCAGTGACCCCTTACCAGTCGGAATATCTGATAcgtccttaaaaagaaaaacagtgccCAGAGCAGGCAGCCTCCTGTGAAAGGCCTTTGAGGACAGGGAATGACAGTACCACAGGTGACCCTGGGAGGGCCCATAGGCACCCCTACACCAAAGACCTTGGGTGGGAGCCACCCTATGTTGACAGCTGAAGCAATGGAGCCTCAAGAGGTCTGTGAACCCTCCCCGGTCAGGCAGGGCCAGCCGGAAATGCCAGCCCAGACTGTGTGCCTGGAACAGGAGACAAGGGGCCCTTCGGCCAGGGCCCCCACTCAGCTCAGCAGCCCTCCAGGCATGTTCCCGAGCTGCTGAGGCCCAGACAGGCTGTGGGGGCCCAAGTGCTAAAGCAGAGGGTCACCCAGGGAGCTCCTGGAGCCCCACACCCGGCCTACCCCCATTAAGTCAGAACCTCTGGGGTGgggccagcatcagggttttctctGCCTCCCCAGGAATCCTGGGGTGTGGCCAGAGCCAAGGGCTGTGCAGGGAAGGCTGCCTTGGAAATGTTCAGAATTCCCAGGGGATCATGTGAAAGGTGGGCCCTGAATCAGCAGGTCGGGGTGGGGCCCGAGATGTCAAGTTCCCGGCAAGCCCCCTGGGGAAGTGCTGCCACAGTCTGGGGCCTGCTCTGAGTAGCTGGGGCGCAGCCAGAGCCGCCCTACACCAGGATTATGTGATTGCATACATGTGGTGCTGGGCCCGGCAGGGTGGCCCCCGGGACCCACCGTGATCTTCGTGCCCCTGGCATGTTTCCCGTGGAAGCTGAGCATGACGATCTCCAGGCCGTGGCTGCCATAGGTGCCCTTGAAGAGGCCCGGCCTGATGAGGTCATCCGGGCGGCTGGGTGGGAGGTAGATGCGGCGGTAGGTCAGGCAGTTGCTGCAGGAcagggggtgtggggggaggaaAGGGCAGCGTGAGAGCACGACTGGCACAGCCCACGGGCGCGGGGGTAGAACACGGGGCTCACGCTGTGCTGCACAGGGCAGGCCGCGTTAGGTTCCCCCCAAGGCCAGTGGGAGCAGGGGCACCCCTCCTTCCTGAGCTCCACTCACCCCAATGCATGGGTGCCCACACAcctcacaccttctccagcactcAGGGTGGGGACTCCTGAGGCTGCCAAGGGGCCAAACAGAGGCAGCAGGAGAGGGTCTGAGGGCAGAGAGCATGACAGCGAACGGGGGCTAAGAGGCTGCCCAGGTGGGCATGGGAAAGGGAACATGAGGCTCTAACACACAGGCCAGGCCTGTGAGAACACAGCTGGTGGGTGATGGGGGTCAGACAGGCAGAAAACGGACACCAAGGTAGGTCAGGAGACAGGGCCTCTGGCCATAGTACCCAGAGAGAGCAGGACTGTACTCAAAGTACCATAGGGACCATGTTCACAGTACCCAGAAGAGAGGGACTGCATTCACAGCACCCAGAAGAGAGGCACTGCATTCACAGCACCCAGAAGAGGCACTGCATTCACAGCACCCAGAGGGACTGTGTTCATAGCACCCAGAAGAGAGGCACTCCATTCACAGCACCCAGAAGAGAGGCACTGCACTCACAGCACCCAGAGAGACTGTGTTAACAGCACCCAGAAGAAGCACTGCATTCACAGCACCCAGAGGGACTGTGTTCATAGCACCCAGAAGAGAGGCACTCCATTCACAGCACCCAGAAGAGAGGCACTGCACTCACAGCACCCAGAGGGACTGTGTTAACAGCACCCAGATGAAGCACTGCATTCACAGCACCCAGAGGGACTGTGTTCATAGCACCCAGAAGAGAGGCACTCCATTCACAGCACCCAGAAGAGAGGCACTGCATTCACAGCACCCAGAGAGACTGTGTTCACAGAACCCAGAAGAGGCACTGTGTTCACAGCACCCAGAGGGACTGTGTTCACAGCACCCAGAAGAGAGGCACTGTGTTCATAGCACCCAGAAGGATTGTGTTCATAGCACCCAGAAGAGAGGGACTGTGCACACAGCACATGGGAGGGAGAGACTGCCTGCCCCCAGCCAGGGGCTGCACTCACTCGTACTGACTGGTGTAGATGAACTTCATCAGGATGAGCTCCTGCATGTGCTCGTGGAAAATGTCCTCCAGCGTCCGGCCCCACTCCTCCCTTAGCCACGTGCGGAATTCCTTCCA
This genomic interval carries:
- the FBXO31 gene encoding F-box only protein 31 isoform X2 produces the protein MAVCARLCGVGPSRGCRRRQQRRGPAETAAADSEPDTDPEEERIEAGSAALSGAGGDRSAGPSSPPRCSLLELPPELLVEIFASLPGTDLPSLAQVCTKFRRILHTDTIWRRRCREEYGVCENLRKLEITGVSCRDVYAKLLHRYRHILGLWQPDIGPYGGLLNVVVDGLFIIGWMYLPPHDPHVDDPMRFKPLFRIHLMERKSATVECMYGHRGPHNGHVQIVKKDEFSTKCNQTDHHRMSGGRQEEFRTWLREEWGRTLEDIFHEHMQELILMKFIYTSQYDNCLTYRRIYLPPSRPDDLIRPGLFKGTYGSHGLEIVMLSFHGKHARGTKITGDPNIPAGQQTVEIDLRHRIQLPDAESLHDFNELSRVVLEVREQVRKEQEQEQEGGPEDAEGLGQQSPQPREEPPAEPAQAPGDGGAVAVAEPPAQSGQPFVLPVGVSSRNEDYPRTCRMCFYGTGLIAGHGFTSPERTPGVFVLFDEDRFGFIWLELKSFSLYSRVQAAFRNADAPSPQAFEEMLKNIQSLTS
- the FBXO31 gene encoding F-box only protein 31 isoform X1 produces the protein MAVCARLCGVGPSRGCRRRQQRRGPAETAAADSEPDTDPEEERIEAGSAALSGAGGDRSAGPSSPPRCSLLELPPELLVEIFASLPGTDLPSLAQVCTKFRRILHTDTIWRRRCREEYGVCENLRKLEITGVSCRDVYAKRINPRVKSGRFMRILPDYEHMKYRDVYTCLLHRYRHILGLWQPDIGPYGGLLNVVVDGLFIIGWMYLPPHDPHVDDPMRFKPLFRIHLMERKSATVECMYGHRGPHNGHVQIVKKDEFSTKCNQTDHHRMSGGRQEEFRTWLREEWGRTLEDIFHEHMQELILMKFIYTSQYDNCLTYRRIYLPPSRPDDLIRPGLFKGTYGSHGLEIVMLSFHGKHARGTKITGDPNIPAGQQTVEIDLRHRIQLPDAESLHDFNELSRVVLEVREQVRKEQEQEQEGGPEDAEGLGQQSPQPREEPPAEPAQAPGDGGAVAVAEPPAQSGQPFVLPVGVSSRNEDYPRTCRMCFYGTGLIAGHGFTSPERTPGVFVLFDEDRFGFIWLELKSFSLYSRVQAAFRNADAPSPQAFEEMLKNIQSLTS